A single genomic interval of Bacteroidota bacterium harbors:
- a CDS encoding sigma-70 family RNA polymerase sigma factor has translation MRQLKITKSITNRESESLEKYLQEIGKVDLVTAEEEVTLAQKIKQGDQMALEKLVKANLRFVVSVAKQYQHNGLTLNDLINEGNVGLVKAAQKFDETKGFKFISYAVWWIRQSIMQALAEQSRLVRLPLNKVGSLSKINKAFSELEQHFEREPTADELAECLDIGVEEIKNTMSVSSRHVSVDAPFDDGENSSLLDVLENREIERTDEKLDYTFSLKVETDRTLATLTERERDVIKLFFGIGVPYAMTLEDIGEEFGLTRERVRQIKDNAINKLRSSARNKSLKAYLAQ, from the coding sequence ATGCGTCAGCTAAAAATCACAAAATCTATCACTAATCGGGAAAGCGAATCCCTTGAGAAATACCTGCAAGAAATTGGTAAGGTAGATCTGGTAACAGCCGAAGAGGAAGTAACTCTGGCTCAGAAAATCAAGCAGGGAGATCAAATGGCTCTTGAAAAATTAGTGAAAGCAAACCTCAGGTTTGTGGTATCAGTAGCAAAACAGTATCAGCACAATGGATTAACGCTGAATGATTTGATCAATGAAGGAAATGTGGGGCTTGTAAAAGCTGCACAAAAATTTGATGAAACCAAAGGGTTTAAATTTATTTCCTACGCTGTTTGGTGGATTCGTCAAAGTATTATGCAGGCATTGGCAGAACAATCAAGATTAGTGCGTTTGCCTTTGAACAAAGTGGGATCATTGAGTAAAATCAATAAGGCTTTCTCTGAATTAGAACAGCATTTTGAACGTGAGCCTACCGCAGATGAATTAGCAGAATGTTTGGATATTGGTGTGGAAGAAATTAAAAACACCATGAGTGTATCTTCAAGACACGTATCTGTAGATGCTCCTTTCGATGATGGTGAGAACAGTTCTTTATTAGATGTTTTGGAAAACAGAGAGATTGAAAGAACTGATGAAAAGTTAGATTATACGTTTTCTTTAAAAGTAGAAACTGACCGTACATTAGCTACACTTACTGAAAGAGAAAGAGATGTAATTAAATTGTTTTTCGGAATCGGCGTTCCTTATGCAATGACTTTAGAAGACATTGGTGAAGAATTCGGTTTAACAAGAGAACGAGTGCGTCAAATAAAAGATAATGCGATTAATAAGTTACGTTCTTCTGCACGTAACAAATCATTGAAAGCATATTTAGCACAATAA
- a CDS encoding DnaJ domain-containing protein, whose product MNKNTVIVLLRTNDGKFVLKPFAMNKFLLPIFGVIMYSFSGLFIGLLIGLILDIRFISKPENKKNKQTLENEIRLQSLMLAVYIMQVCETFRFISLDEILKRLGKLLGTDFIQPRRLFIQELSRQKIQVTPICLHLVQILSLEKRTKLLADISGIAVYKNISPQKLSHAMHTIGLRLELSTAAINAMISEVFVEEDGLKIYFDVLGISPLSNFRDTKKAYLTLVKKYHPDMAIHHSFTDQKILSDKFRKTKEAYVIISKAKGWK is encoded by the coding sequence TTGAATAAAAATACAGTTATAGTTTTATTAAGAACTAACGATGGCAAGTTCGTATTGAAACCATTTGCCATGAATAAATTCTTGTTACCCATTTTTGGTGTAATCATGTATAGCTTTTCAGGATTATTTATTGGTTTATTAATCGGATTAATATTGGATATACGATTTATTTCAAAACCGGAAAACAAGAAAAATAAACAAACACTTGAAAATGAAATCCGCTTGCAATCACTCATGCTTGCGGTATATATTATGCAAGTGTGCGAAACATTTCGCTTTATTTCACTGGATGAAATATTAAAGCGTTTGGGGAAGTTATTAGGAACAGATTTTATCCAACCCCGCCGATTATTTATTCAGGAATTAAGTCGTCAAAAAATTCAGGTTACTCCAATTTGTTTGCATCTTGTACAAATTCTATCATTGGAAAAGCGGACAAAATTATTAGCGGATATTTCAGGAATAGCAGTGTATAAAAATATTTCTCCGCAAAAATTAAGTCATGCGATGCACACCATAGGTTTGCGATTAGAATTATCTACAGCGGCTATTAATGCGATGATATCAGAAGTGTTTGTAGAAGAAGATGGATTGAAAATTTATTTTGATGTATTGGGGATTTCACCATTATCCAATTTTAGGGATACTAAAAAAGCATATTTAACTCTCGTTAAAAAATATCATCCGGACATGGCAATTCATCATTCATTTACTGATCAGAAAATATTGAGTGACAAATTCCGAAAAACGAAAGAAGCTTATGTTATAATAAGCAAGGCAAAAGGATGGAAATAA
- a CDS encoding DNA-3-methyladenine glycosylase, which yields MKLPKEFYRGSDTIAIAKKLLGKLLVTNFEGQYTSGIITETEAYCGVEDRGSHAHNGRCTKRTAIMYESGGVSYVYLCYGIHCLFNVVTHIKNEPHAILIRAIQPVDGIEIMLERTGKNKFTPQLASGPGLVAQCLGIQLQHNGIDLTSDKICIEEYKTNSFKIIESARVGMNFDGLYKTIPWRFRIAGSKYTSKAK from the coding sequence GTGAAATTACCAAAAGAATTTTATAGAGGTTCTGATACAATTGCAATTGCAAAAAAGTTGCTGGGGAAATTATTGGTGACAAATTTCGAGGGCCAATACACTTCAGGAATTATTACTGAAACGGAAGCATATTGTGGAGTGGAAGACAGAGGTAGCCATGCGCATAACGGTCGTTGTACAAAACGTACTGCAATAATGTATGAATCAGGTGGTGTGAGTTATGTGTATTTATGCTATGGTATTCATTGTTTATTTAATGTAGTAACACATATAAAGAATGAACCGCATGCAATTTTGATAAGAGCAATTCAACCTGTGGATGGTATTGAAATTATGTTAGAAAGAACGGGTAAGAATAAGTTTACTCCACAGTTAGCAAGTGGCCCGGGTTTGGTTGCGCAATGTTTGGGGATTCAACTTCAACATAATGGAATTGATTTGACATCAGATAAAATATGTATTGAAGAATACAAAACAAATTCTTTCAAAATAATAGAGAGTGCAAGAGTAGGAATGAATTTCGATGGACTTTATAAAACAATTCCATGGCGTTTCAGAATTGCAGGATCAAAATATACGAGTAAGGCAAAATGA
- a CDS encoding SAM-dependent methyltransferase, which produces MPKGNIYLVPTVLHEEALHTIPNYVHEITEAIEIFFVEDERTARRYLRKSGYKKSFDEIIMLRIDEQNISECIHYLLQGKDVAILSEAGVPTVADPGADIVKLAHQTDIRVIPLIGPSSVLLALMASGFNGQQFSFKGYLPIKSAERKAAIKQLEQKLLQTGETQIFIETPYRNNALIEDVIEVCNNSTLFCIAANLTGPDEYVKTKSIAEWKQQKLHLEKIPVIFLLGN; this is translated from the coding sequence ATGCCCAAAGGCAACATCTATCTTGTACCAACAGTTCTGCATGAAGAAGCTTTGCATACTATTCCCAATTATGTGCATGAAATTACAGAAGCAATTGAAATTTTTTTTGTGGAAGACGAACGCACTGCCCGAAGATATCTCCGCAAATCCGGATATAAAAAATCGTTCGATGAAATCATTATGTTGCGTATTGACGAACAAAATATTTCAGAATGTATACATTATTTGCTTCAGGGAAAAGATGTAGCAATACTTTCAGAAGCAGGTGTACCCACTGTTGCAGATCCCGGCGCCGATATTGTTAAACTTGCACATCAAACGGATATACGTGTAATTCCACTCATCGGACCATCCTCTGTTTTATTAGCATTAATGGCATCGGGATTTAATGGTCAGCAGTTTTCATTTAAAGGATATCTTCCAATAAAATCTGCAGAACGCAAAGCAGCTATAAAACAATTGGAACAAAAATTACTTCAGACAGGAGAAACACAAATTTTTATTGAAACTCCTTATCGGAATAATGCATTGATAGAAGATGTGATTGAAGTTTGCAACAACAGTACATTATTTTGTATTGCTGCAAATCTCACCGGGCCGGATGAATATGTGAAAACAAAAAGCATTGCAGAATGGAAACAACAGAAATTGCATCTCGAAAAAATACCCGTAATCTTTTTATTAGGTAATTGA
- a CDS encoding DUF3109 family protein, giving the protein MIIIEEVLISDDIFDKEFVCNLDACKGACCVEGDEGAILENSELSILKKIYPQVQEYITPEGRDAIEKQGYYIQNKEGEYKTPLINNGPCAYIYYDNGIALCGIEKAFRVGKIDWQKPVSCHLYPIRIEKVGEHDALNYERWNICNPACKQGKKLNVPIFRFVKDAIIRKYGESFYEAMEATYTFRKEDNKD; this is encoded by the coding sequence ATGATAATTATTGAAGAAGTACTGATTAGCGATGATATATTCGATAAAGAATTTGTTTGTAATCTGGATGCATGTAAAGGCGCTTGTTGTGTGGAAGGTGATGAAGGTGCCATACTTGAAAATTCGGAATTATCTATCTTAAAAAAAATATATCCGCAAGTGCAGGAATATATTACACCTGAAGGAAGAGATGCGATTGAAAAGCAAGGATATTATATACAAAATAAAGAAGGTGAATACAAAACTCCATTAATTAATAATGGTCCTTGTGCATATATTTATTACGATAATGGAATTGCACTTTGTGGAATTGAAAAAGCATTTCGTGTAGGCAAAATTGATTGGCAAAAACCTGTATCCTGTCATCTATATCCAATACGTATCGAAAAAGTAGGTGAACATGATGCATTAAATTATGAGCGTTGGAATATTTGTAATCCTGCTTGCAAACAAGGGAAAAAATTGAACGTTCCGATATTTCGTTTTGTGAAAGATGCTATCATCAGAAAATATGGTGAATCATTTTATGAGGCTATGGAAGCCACCTATACTTTTCGCAAAGAGGATAATAAAGATTAA
- a CDS encoding acylphosphatase: MVYAIKLHIEGKVQGVNYRYSAMQQAISLQLCGWVKNNADGTVSAHVEGPKEIVELFITWCKQGPSDAQVLHVEIENAEPENFSEFKIIR, from the coding sequence ATGGTATATGCAATAAAACTTCATATTGAAGGAAAAGTTCAAGGGGTAAATTACAGATATTCTGCAATGCAACAAGCAATAAGTTTGCAATTGTGCGGATGGGTAAAAAATAATGCGGATGGCACAGTGAGTGCACATGTAGAAGGACCAAAAGAAATAGTAGAATTATTTATTACTTGGTGCAAACAAGGTCCGTCTGATGCGCAGGTTTTGCATGTTGAAATAGAAAATGCAGAGCCGGAAAATTTTTCTGAATTTAAAATAATCCGTTAA
- the nadB gene encoding L-aspartate oxidase yields MIQTDYLVIGSGIAGLTFALKTARKFPDKKITIITKAEEEETNTKYAQGGIAAVWNLELDSYEKHIQDTLIAGDGLCNKEIVEIVVKEGPERVREIINWGADFDKSASGDYLLGREGGHSEHRVLHHKDITGKEIEHTLIEELATHPNIQVLIHHFVIDIITQHHLGHIVTRHTPDITCYGVYVLNKKTRSIEKILSKLTVMASGGAGQVYKNTTNPIIATGDGMAMVYRAKGRLSNMEFVQFHPTSLYQPGVTPSFLITEAIRGSGAILRTLNGEEFMQHYHPMKSLAPRDIVARAIDNEMKTRGEDHVFLDCTKIPQEEIHSHFPNIYAHCLQIGIDITKDLIPVVPAAHYMCGGILTDAFGQTSILNLYACGECTCTGLHGANRLASNSLLEALVFAHRIYEHAALHIDNVVLTEGIPDWNAEGTNDPKEMVLITQSIRELKEIMTNYVGIVRSNERLERALKRLHLLYSEAEKLYESTTISPQLCELRNLITLGFVITRGAKARHESRGLHFTTDYPEKSKWAENILF; encoded by the coding sequence ATGATACAAACTGATTATCTCGTAATAGGCTCCGGAATTGCCGGACTCACCTTTGCACTTAAAACTGCCCGCAAGTTTCCGGATAAAAAAATTACAATCATTACTAAAGCAGAAGAAGAAGAAACCAACACAAAATATGCGCAAGGTGGTATTGCAGCAGTTTGGAATTTAGAGTTAGATAGTTATGAAAAACATATTCAGGATACACTGATTGCAGGTGATGGATTATGTAATAAAGAAATAGTAGAAATTGTGGTGAAGGAAGGTCCGGAACGTGTGCGTGAAATAATTAATTGGGGAGCTGATTTTGATAAGAGTGCAAGCGGCGATTATTTACTTGGTCGTGAAGGCGGACACAGCGAGCATAGAGTATTGCATCATAAAGATATTACCGGAAAAGAAATAGAACATACTTTAATTGAAGAGCTGGCAACGCATCCAAATATTCAGGTCCTTATTCATCATTTTGTGATTGATATCATTACTCAGCATCACCTCGGACATATTGTTACACGACACACTCCGGACATTACTTGTTATGGTGTATATGTGCTGAATAAAAAAACAAGAAGTATAGAAAAAATACTGAGCAAATTAACGGTGATGGCAAGTGGCGGTGCAGGACAAGTGTATAAAAATACTACCAACCCAATTATTGCAACAGGCGATGGAATGGCAATGGTGTATCGAGCAAAAGGAAGATTATCTAACATGGAATTTGTGCAGTTTCATCCAACAAGTTTATATCAACCGGGCGTAACTCCATCCTTTTTAATTACTGAAGCGATTCGTGGATCGGGTGCAATTCTGCGCACATTAAATGGTGAAGAATTTATGCAACATTATCATCCAATGAAATCATTGGCACCTCGTGATATAGTTGCCAGAGCAATTGATAATGAAATGAAAACAAGAGGTGAGGATCATGTGTTTTTAGATTGCACAAAAATTCCGCAGGAAGAAATTCATTCGCATTTTCCAAATATTTATGCGCACTGTTTACAAATAGGAATTGATATTACTAAAGATTTAATTCCTGTTGTTCCTGCTGCGCATTATATGTGTGGAGGTATTCTAACGGATGCCTTTGGACAAACCAGTATACTAAATTTATATGCATGTGGTGAATGTACTTGCACAGGTTTGCACGGCGCTAATCGGCTTGCTTCTAATTCGTTGTTAGAAGCATTAGTATTTGCACATCGCATATACGAACATGCTGCATTACATATTGATAATGTTGTTCTCACAGAAGGTATTCCTGATTGGAATGCAGAAGGAACAAACGATCCAAAAGAAATGGTATTAATTACACAAAGCATTCGTGAATTAAAAGAGATAATGACAAACTATGTTGGAATTGTTAGAAGTAATGAAAGATTAGAGCGTGCATTAAAACGATTGCATTTGTTATATAGCGAAGCAGAAAAATTATATGAATCCACCACTATATCTCCTCAATTATGCGAGCTTAGAAATTTAATTACTTTAGGTTTTGTAATTACAAGAGGTGCGAAAGCAAGACATGAAAGCAGAGGATTACATTTTACTACCGACTATCCTGAAAAAAGTAAATGGGCTGAAAATATTTTATTCTAA
- a CDS encoding glycosyltransferase family 2 protein yields the protein MQKVTAIITCFNEEQHIEAVLKSVQWCDEIIVVDSFSTDSTLEKAALFNTRILHHEYENPAKQKNWVIPQAANEWILLLDADERVTDELRYEIEKVLAQDEIHFNAFWIYRRNHFMGKEIKFSGWQRDKVIRLFYRDVCRYKDVEVHEEIETTGKVGKLKNKLLHYTYTDLEQYLVKWNRYSSMSAVDYSKKTTKPNAFHFVIKPAFRFFKHYIIDLGFLDGYPGFIISKLAAEGVFFRYMKLYELMRKKKK from the coding sequence ATGCAAAAAGTCACTGCTATAATAACTTGTTTTAATGAGGAGCAACATATAGAAGCTGTGTTGAAATCTGTGCAATGGTGTGATGAAATAATTGTAGTGGATTCGTTTAGCACAGATTCTACTTTGGAAAAAGCAGCACTTTTCAATACAAGAATTTTACACCATGAATATGAAAATCCCGCAAAGCAAAAAAACTGGGTTATACCACAAGCTGCAAATGAATGGATTTTATTATTGGATGCGGATGAAAGAGTAACGGATGAATTAAGATATGAAATTGAAAAAGTATTAGCTCAAGATGAAATACACTTTAATGCATTTTGGATTTACCGGCGCAATCATTTTATGGGTAAAGAAATTAAATTCAGCGGCTGGCAGAGAGATAAAGTGATCCGATTATTTTATCGTGATGTTTGCAGATATAAAGATGTGGAAGTGCATGAAGAAATAGAAACCACAGGTAAAGTGGGTAAATTGAAAAATAAATTATTGCATTATACCTATACAGACTTAGAACAATATCTTGTAAAATGGAATCGCTACTCAAGTATGTCGGCAGTGGATTATTCTAAAAAAACTACAAAACCCAATGCATTTCATTTTGTAATTAAACCGGCATTCCGATTTTTTAAACATTACATTATTGATCTTGGATTTTTGGATGGTTATCCCGGATTTATAATTAGTAAACTTGCTGCAGAAGGAGTTTTTTTCCGTTACATGAAATTGTATGAATTAATGCGGAAGAAAAAAAAATAA